Proteins encoded in a region of the Nonomuraea helvata genome:
- a CDS encoding methyltransferase: protein MPHSDELLWGALGDISRFAALLTMAELGLADHLAHGPLDTSELAVRAGANAPALRRVLRELASMGLVRTAGPGAYDLTEKGTALRSDAPDSVRSSIRMLGEESFWYAIGMLPATVRDGSSAFVKRYGHVYDHLAKNPASSRLFNDYMTARAAALTEGLAKRYAFPPTATMVDVAGGKGHILATVLHANPQMRGILFDLEHVADHARRTLAAESLAERSEVVAGDFFAEVPAGSDVYLLASVLHNWDDEDCVKILRNVRKAMNPDGRVLILEAVLPDDEEPHLGKDIDMRMLAIFNGGTERSRDEFAALLSQADLALTEVVELGSGASLIEARPR from the coding sequence ATGCCGCATTCCGATGAGCTCCTTTGGGGAGCCTTAGGCGACATCTCCCGTTTCGCGGCCCTGCTCACCATGGCGGAGCTGGGCCTGGCCGACCACCTGGCGCACGGTCCGCTTGACACCTCCGAGCTGGCCGTGCGCGCCGGCGCCAACGCCCCCGCGCTGCGCCGGGTCCTGCGCGAGCTGGCGAGCATGGGCCTGGTCCGCACCGCGGGGCCGGGCGCGTACGACCTGACGGAGAAGGGCACCGCGCTCCGCTCGGACGCCCCCGACTCCGTGCGCTCCTCGATCCGCATGCTCGGCGAGGAGAGCTTCTGGTACGCCATAGGCATGCTGCCCGCCACGGTCCGCGACGGCAGCTCGGCCTTCGTCAAGCGGTACGGTCACGTGTACGACCATCTCGCAAAAAATCCGGCTTCGAGTCGGCTGTTCAACGACTACATGACGGCCAGGGCCGCCGCGCTGACCGAGGGCCTGGCCAAGCGGTACGCCTTCCCCCCGACAGCGACCATGGTGGACGTGGCCGGCGGCAAGGGCCACATCCTGGCCACGGTGCTGCACGCCAACCCGCAGATGCGCGGCATCCTGTTCGACCTGGAGCACGTCGCCGACCACGCCAGGCGGACGCTGGCCGCGGAGAGCCTGGCCGAGCGGTCCGAGGTCGTCGCCGGCGACTTCTTCGCCGAGGTCCCGGCCGGCAGCGACGTCTATCTGCTGGCCAGCGTCCTGCACAACTGGGACGACGAGGACTGCGTCAAGATCCTGCGCAACGTCCGCAAGGCCATGAACCCCGACGGCCGCGTCCTGATCCTGGAGGCGGTGCTTCCTGATGACGAGGAGCCGCACCTGGGTAAGGACATCGACATGCGCATGCTGGCGATTTTCAACGGCGGCACCGAGCGCAGCCGCGACGAGTTCGCGGCCCTGCTCTCCCAGGCCGATCTGGCGCTGACCGAAGTCGTCGAGCTGGGCTCCGGCGCGAGCCTCATCGAGGCCAGGCCGCGCTGA
- a CDS encoding DUF3598 family protein: protein MGLRADMPLLARHEGEWEGEYLHLDRDGTLIDRHRVRMTCAILDDAVYHQTNRYTWDDGRTEVHEFPGTYLGGGRCGFDTERIKGEFWELDATTIYLSWQYKAEDEDLRLHEMIVLSEDGKSRSRVWQWIKDGVCVKRTLIDERRVG, encoded by the coding sequence ATGGGACTTCGCGCGGACATGCCGCTGCTGGCCCGCCACGAGGGCGAGTGGGAGGGGGAGTATCTGCACCTCGACCGCGACGGCACCCTGATCGACCGGCACCGCGTCCGGATGACCTGCGCGATCCTGGACGACGCCGTCTACCACCAGACCAACCGCTACACCTGGGACGACGGGCGCACGGAGGTGCACGAGTTCCCGGGGACGTACCTGGGCGGCGGGCGGTGCGGGTTCGACACCGAGCGGATCAAGGGCGAGTTCTGGGAGCTGGACGCGACCACCATCTACCTCAGCTGGCAGTACAAGGCCGAGGACGAGGACCTGCGGCTACACGAGATGATCGTGCTGAGCGAGGACGGCAAGTCACGCAGCCGCGTCTGGCAGTGGATCAAGGACGGCGTGTGCGTGAAGCGGACCCTGATCGACGAGCGCCGCGTGGGCTGA
- a CDS encoding GTP-binding protein, which produces MDFAGSSPGLTSTKIVVAGGFGVGKTTFVGAVSEIMPLTTEAVMTDASVGIDDLGMTPLKSTTTVAMDFGRVSLDRDLILYLFGTPGQHRFWFMWDDLVRGAIGAVVLVDTRRLADSFPAIDYFEEAQLPFVVGVNGWDGQYPHSDAEVRDALTLAPHIPLVRLDARSKDSVKAALINLVEHALSVRMAVPGWGG; this is translated from the coding sequence GTGGACTTCGCAGGCTCTAGCCCCGGCCTCACCTCGACGAAGATCGTGGTGGCTGGAGGTTTCGGGGTGGGCAAGACGACGTTCGTCGGCGCGGTGTCGGAGATCATGCCGTTGACGACGGAGGCCGTGATGACCGACGCCTCCGTGGGGATCGACGACCTGGGCATGACGCCGCTGAAGTCGACCACGACCGTCGCCATGGACTTCGGGCGGGTCTCGCTCGACCGTGACCTGATCCTGTACCTGTTCGGCACGCCCGGACAGCACCGGTTCTGGTTCATGTGGGACGACCTGGTACGGGGCGCCATCGGCGCGGTCGTGCTCGTGGACACGCGCCGTCTCGCCGACAGCTTCCCGGCGATCGACTACTTCGAGGAGGCCCAGCTGCCGTTCGTGGTGGGCGTCAACGGCTGGGACGGACAGTATCCGCACAGCGACGCCGAGGTGCGCGACGCCCTGACGCTGGCCCCGCACATCCCGCTGGTGCGGCTGGACGCCCGCTCCAAGGACTCCGTCAAGGCCGCGCTGATCAATCTGGTCGAGCACGCGCTCTCGGTGCGCATGGCCGTGCCGGGCTGGGGCGGGTGA
- a CDS encoding DUF742 domain-containing protein, translated as MPQSQSQLNPDPASPVRPYAVTGGRTAPRVKLAMEALVSSATAEHREFSHITPEYQAISQLCRQVRSVAEVSALLRIPLGVVRVLIADMAAEGLVRVHQPQLDEGRPDVNLLERVLSGLRRL; from the coding sequence GTGCCCCAGTCCCAGTCGCAGCTGAATCCTGACCCCGCCTCGCCCGTCCGCCCGTACGCCGTGACAGGCGGACGGACGGCGCCGCGGGTCAAGCTGGCGATGGAGGCCCTGGTGTCCTCGGCGACCGCCGAGCATCGGGAGTTCTCGCATATCACGCCGGAGTACCAGGCGATCAGTCAACTGTGCCGGCAGGTCCGGTCCGTGGCAGAGGTGTCGGCCCTGCTGCGGATCCCCCTCGGCGTGGTGCGCGTGCTGATCGCTGACATGGCTGCCGAAGGTCTGGTCCGCGTGCATCAGCCACAGCTGGACGAGGGCAGGCCCGACGTCAATCTGCTCGAAAGGGTGCTCAGTGGACTTCGCAGGCTCTAG
- a CDS encoding ABC transporter permease → MKALTRFWVVPTVLVVWELLGRAIGDTDFPPPTTIVVRMYELWFSGPVTRVFLTDDAIGNILPSLGRMFGGWILAALIGVVAGIFLGRSRSATDYVDPLIELGRSVPPPLLLPVFLPLFKAGLATQLATIVFGVIWPTLLNSIEGARAVDRTYTETATVFNLSKLQRLRVVMLPAASPKIFAGLRLSLSLALILMVLTEFIGGTDGIGYQLLTAQRSFDGAAVWATIALLGILGYVVNSLFVLAERRVLVWHRQATRNP, encoded by the coding sequence GTGAAAGCCCTCACCAGGTTCTGGGTGGTCCCCACGGTGCTGGTCGTCTGGGAGCTCCTCGGGCGCGCCATCGGCGACACCGACTTCCCGCCGCCCACGACCATCGTCGTCCGCATGTACGAGCTCTGGTTCTCCGGCCCGGTAACCCGCGTCTTCCTCACCGACGACGCGATCGGCAACATCCTGCCGAGCCTCGGCCGCATGTTCGGCGGCTGGATCCTGGCCGCGCTGATCGGCGTGGTGGCGGGCATATTCCTCGGGCGCTCGCGCTCGGCGACCGACTACGTGGACCCGCTGATCGAGTTGGGTCGGTCCGTGCCTCCCCCGCTGCTGCTGCCGGTGTTCCTCCCCCTGTTCAAGGCCGGGCTGGCCACGCAGCTGGCCACGATCGTGTTCGGCGTGATCTGGCCGACGCTGCTCAACTCGATCGAGGGCGCCAGGGCAGTGGACCGGACCTACACCGAGACGGCCACGGTGTTCAACCTGTCGAAGCTGCAGCGCCTGCGCGTGGTCATGCTCCCCGCCGCCTCGCCCAAGATCTTCGCCGGGCTGCGGCTGAGCCTGTCACTGGCGTTGATCCTCATGGTGCTCACCGAGTTCATCGGCGGCACCGACGGCATCGGCTACCAGTTGCTGACAGCCCAGCGCAGCTTCGACGGCGCCGCGGTGTGGGCGACCATCGCCTTGCTCGGCATCCTCGGTTACGTCGTGAACTCCCTGTTCGTGCTGGCCGAACGCCGTGTCCTCGTCTGGCACCGGCAGGCCACCCGCAATCCGTGA
- a CDS encoding ABC transporter permease, with amino-acid sequence MNSTAPPLPQGRPLRRRKLGRRLVWYWLLPVAVACWELAARSAEAAYFPPPSRIVARLHELWFSGPVTRAFLTDEAVADLLPSLGRLFAGWTAACAAGVAIGVALGRSRWLSALVEPLLHFGRSVPPTTLVPVFLVLFKIGTPMQLASIVYGVVWPVLINSMDGARTVDRQYIETGTVYRLGPWQRLTRIILPGASPKIFAGLRLSVSLALIMMIISELVGSSEGIGHRMLEAQSQFDIPAMWAGIVLLGVLGIVLNAAFLGFERAMLSWHRGARG; translated from the coding sequence ATGAACAGCACGGCTCCTCCTCTCCCCCAAGGGCGGCCGCTCCGCCGTCGGAAACTCGGCAGGCGGCTGGTGTGGTACTGGCTGCTGCCGGTGGCGGTGGCGTGCTGGGAGCTGGCCGCGCGCTCGGCGGAGGCCGCGTACTTTCCGCCGCCGTCGCGGATCGTGGCCAGGCTGCACGAGCTCTGGTTCTCGGGGCCGGTGACGCGGGCGTTCCTGACCGACGAGGCCGTGGCCGACCTGCTGCCCAGCCTGGGCAGGCTGTTCGCGGGATGGACTGCGGCGTGCGCGGCCGGGGTGGCGATCGGCGTCGCGCTCGGCCGCTCCCGCTGGCTGTCGGCCCTGGTGGAGCCGCTGCTGCACTTCGGCCGCTCGGTGCCGCCCACCACGCTGGTGCCGGTGTTCCTGGTGCTGTTCAAGATCGGCACCCCGATGCAGCTGGCCTCCATCGTGTACGGCGTCGTCTGGCCCGTGCTGATCAACTCCATGGACGGCGCCCGTACGGTCGACCGGCAGTACATCGAGACTGGCACCGTCTACCGGCTCGGCCCGTGGCAGCGGCTCACCCGCATCATCCTGCCCGGCGCCTCCCCCAAGATCTTCGCCGGTCTGCGGCTGAGCGTCTCGCTGGCACTGATCATGATGATCATCTCGGAGCTGGTCGGCAGCAGCGAGGGCATCGGGCACCGCATGCTGGAGGCGCAGAGCCAGTTCGACATCCCGGCCATGTGGGCGGGGATCGTGCTGCTGGGGGTGCTCGGCATCGTGCTGAACGCCGCGTTCCTGGGCTTCGAGCGCGCCATGCTGTCATGGCACCGCGGAGCGCGAGGCTGA
- a CDS encoding ABC transporter substrate-binding protein yields MTRKLRCNAIALGVAVALALTGCSGSDKPADSSADSKGLEKTTIKVGALPVPDAVSLYLANEKGFFKEEGLTVNPVIITGGAAALPQIESGALDISMTNYVSTFLAVSTGKKIKLIADCYQAGPNTFNIMVPGDSPLKTVADLKGKTVLVNNLHNISTLAVATQLKVAGLKETDVKFAEKPLPEMGAAIKSGQGEAGLLTEPFITATQSASGFRKLADTMTGQMENFPIAGWMATEEWSSKYPKTLAAFQRAISKAQQLASSDRKQIETMLPKYTKIDAKTASVITLGTYPSELNADRLQKVADLMLEYGYLKGAIDVKSVIAAPSSS; encoded by the coding sequence ATGACACGCAAACTGCGCTGTAACGCCATTGCTCTCGGCGTCGCAGTCGCTCTCGCCCTGACCGGCTGCAGTGGGTCCGACAAGCCCGCGGACTCCTCGGCCGACAGCAAGGGCTTGGAGAAGACCACCATCAAGGTCGGCGCTCTCCCTGTTCCGGACGCCGTATCCCTCTACCTCGCCAACGAGAAGGGCTTCTTCAAGGAAGAGGGACTGACGGTCAACCCGGTCATCATCACCGGTGGCGCCGCGGCACTGCCGCAGATCGAGAGCGGCGCGCTGGACATCTCGATGACCAACTACGTCTCGACCTTCCTGGCCGTCAGCACGGGCAAGAAGATCAAGCTGATCGCGGACTGCTATCAGGCCGGTCCGAACACGTTCAACATCATGGTCCCAGGGGACTCCCCGCTCAAGACGGTGGCGGACCTGAAGGGCAAGACCGTCCTGGTCAACAACCTGCACAACATCTCCACCCTGGCGGTGGCGACGCAGCTCAAGGTGGCCGGTCTCAAGGAGACGGACGTCAAGTTCGCCGAGAAGCCGCTCCCCGAGATGGGCGCCGCGATCAAGAGCGGCCAGGGCGAGGCGGGCCTTCTCACCGAGCCGTTCATCACGGCCACCCAGAGCGCCAGCGGCTTCCGCAAGCTCGCCGACACCATGACCGGTCAGATGGAGAACTTCCCCATCGCGGGCTGGATGGCCACCGAGGAGTGGTCCTCGAAGTACCCGAAGACGCTGGCCGCGTTCCAGCGCGCCATCTCCAAGGCGCAGCAGCTCGCCTCGAGCGACCGCAAGCAGATCGAGACCATGCTGCCGAAGTACACGAAGATCGACGCCAAGACGGCGTCGGTGATCACGCTGGGCACGTACCCGAGTGAGCTGAACGCGGACCGCCTGCAGAAGGTGGCCGACCTCATGCTCGAGTACGGCTACCTCAAGGGCGCCATCGACGTGAAGTCCGTCATCGCGGCGCCGTCGTCGAGCTGA
- a CDS encoding ABC transporter substrate-binding protein, producing the protein MKLARFVVAGMAIALTLSACGGGGSGQTGTGGAASSGGLEKTQLLVGVVPVPSSASLFIAEKRGFFKAEGLTVKTEIIQAPQAVMPKILNGSMDAFMTSYVALMTINDSGAAKLKLFQHSQEAAPNVAGVVVAKGSPIKAPADLKGKTIAVNVLKALGQTLTNAHLQEAGLKPEDVKYVPVAFADQLTALSSGKVDAAWLVEPFLTAAKKSGATQIIDTTSGVTAGVPIDGWGVTEDWLAKYPKTAAAFHRALAKAQQIASSDRKAIDEVVPTYTQIPADAAAAMTLGRFSMEADKASVQKLADLLQGYGYLKSKVDAAQLFAPVSG; encoded by the coding sequence ATGAAACTGGCCAGGTTCGTAGTCGCGGGTATGGCGATCGCGCTGACACTCAGCGCGTGCGGCGGAGGAGGAAGCGGGCAGACGGGCACGGGCGGCGCCGCGTCCTCCGGCGGGCTGGAGAAGACCCAGCTCCTGGTCGGCGTGGTTCCGGTCCCGTCGTCCGCGTCCCTGTTCATCGCGGAGAAGCGCGGCTTCTTCAAGGCGGAGGGCCTGACGGTCAAGACGGAGATCATCCAGGCGCCGCAGGCGGTCATGCCGAAGATCCTCAACGGCAGCATGGACGCGTTCATGACGAGCTACGTGGCGCTGATGACGATCAACGACTCCGGCGCGGCCAAGCTCAAGCTCTTCCAGCACAGCCAGGAGGCCGCCCCCAACGTCGCCGGCGTCGTCGTGGCCAAGGGCTCGCCGATCAAGGCGCCCGCCGACCTCAAGGGCAAGACGATCGCGGTCAACGTGCTCAAGGCGCTCGGCCAGACGCTGACCAACGCCCACCTGCAGGAGGCCGGGCTCAAGCCGGAGGACGTCAAGTACGTCCCCGTCGCCTTCGCCGACCAGCTCACCGCGCTGTCCTCGGGCAAGGTGGACGCGGCCTGGCTGGTGGAGCCGTTCCTGACCGCGGCCAAGAAGAGCGGCGCGACGCAGATCATCGACACGACCAGCGGCGTGACGGCCGGCGTGCCGATCGACGGGTGGGGCGTCACCGAGGACTGGCTGGCCAAGTACCCGAAGACGGCCGCCGCCTTCCACCGCGCCCTGGCCAAGGCCCAGCAGATCGCCAGCTCCGACAGGAAGGCGATCGACGAGGTGGTGCCGACGTACACGCAGATCCCGGCGGACGCGGCGGCGGCGATGACGCTCGGCAGGTTCTCGATGGAGGCGGACAAGGCGAGCGTCCAGAAGCTGGCCGACCTGCTGCAAGGCTACGGCTACCTCAAGTCCAAGGTGGATGCGGCGCAGCTGTTCGCGCCCGTGAGCGGATGA
- a CDS encoding ABC transporter permease has product MAGARLLRGAVGAAGFLVLGEVVIRFGLQGLGTPPPSVILYEAARMPADPDFLAGVGATLTNWALGLLIATAVAVPLGVLLGALAPLERAIRPVLEFMRPIPSVAIIPLAILLIPADELMKVSVIVYASIWPILINTLYGMHDVDPQAKESLRSFGFGDLAVLARVSLPSAAPFVATGIRIAAGVALVLAVSAELIAGGVAGIGVYVNVAGSGNRMDLMLAATFWAGIIGVIANVVLLAGERRLFHWHRVRTGVAES; this is encoded by the coding sequence ATGGCCGGTGCCCGACTGCTCCGCGGCGCCGTCGGCGCCGCGGGGTTCCTTGTTCTCGGGGAGGTGGTGATCCGCTTCGGGCTGCAAGGCCTGGGCACTCCCCCTCCTTCGGTCATCCTGTACGAGGCCGCGCGCATGCCGGCCGACCCCGACTTCCTCGCGGGGGTCGGCGCCACGCTCACCAACTGGGCGCTCGGCCTGCTGATCGCCACCGCGGTGGCCGTGCCCCTGGGCGTGCTGCTCGGGGCGCTGGCGCCGCTGGAACGGGCCATCAGGCCGGTGCTGGAGTTCATGCGCCCGATCCCCTCGGTGGCCATCATCCCGCTCGCGATCCTGCTGATCCCGGCGGACGAGCTGATGAAGGTCTCGGTCATCGTGTACGCCTCCATCTGGCCGATCCTGATCAACACCCTGTACGGCATGCACGACGTGGACCCGCAGGCCAAGGAGTCCCTGCGCAGCTTCGGATTCGGCGACCTGGCCGTGCTCGCCAGGGTGAGCCTGCCCAGCGCGGCACCGTTCGTCGCGACGGGGATCCGGATCGCCGCCGGGGTCGCGCTCGTCCTGGCCGTCAGCGCCGAGCTGATCGCCGGCGGCGTCGCCGGCATCGGCGTCTACGTGAACGTCGCGGGCAGCGGCAACCGGATGGACCTCATGCTGGCGGCGACGTTCTGGGCCGGCATCATCGGCGTGATCGCCAACGTGGTCCTGCTGGCCGGCGAGCGACGCCTCTTCCACTGGCACCGCGTGCGGACGGGGGTGGCCGAGTCGTGA
- a CDS encoding aldehyde dehydrogenase family protein → MRNPLTGQTDRALAPVPHDRLAAVAAGLRERASGRPAGEALSRFGAALADDDDLLAALVADTGRVGESVLERQIVAGLIDRWVRQAPALLEPPAEFPASLPGVFVGGDAVPYELVGVISPWNFPLLLGLIDAVPALAAGCAVLVKPSEVTPRFIEPLMRLVPDDLPLEVVEGDGETGAALVDLVDAVVFTGSVETGRLVAGSAARAFVPAFLELGGKDPAIVLAGADLERAASAILWGGTANAGQSCQSIERVYVAREVHDEFLGLLVDKATRVGLTCEGGPIGPIIGPGQEDVIAAHLADAVAKGATVHTGGAIERHGGGHWCRPTVLSGVDHGMLVMTEETFGPVLPVMAVEDADEAVALADDSVYGLSAAVFAATEEQAMAVAARLRAGAISVNDASLTALVHEGEKHSFRLSGLGGSRMGAASIRRFLRRRAFLVNRSDAADPWWHTTKE, encoded by the coding sequence GTGAGAAACCCGCTCACCGGGCAGACCGACAGGGCGCTCGCCCCTGTCCCGCACGACCGGCTCGCCGCCGTCGCGGCCGGCCTGCGCGAACGGGCCTCGGGCCGACCGGCCGGCGAGGCCCTGTCCAGGTTCGGCGCCGCGCTGGCCGATGACGACGACCTGCTCGCCGCGCTGGTGGCCGACACCGGCAGGGTGGGGGAGTCGGTGCTGGAACGGCAGATCGTCGCAGGTCTCATCGACCGATGGGTACGCCAGGCGCCCGCTCTCCTCGAGCCGCCGGCCGAGTTCCCCGCCTCCCTGCCCGGTGTCTTCGTGGGGGGCGACGCGGTGCCGTACGAGCTGGTGGGGGTGATCAGCCCCTGGAACTTCCCGCTGCTGCTCGGCCTGATCGACGCCGTGCCCGCGCTGGCCGCGGGATGCGCGGTGCTGGTCAAGCCCAGCGAGGTGACGCCCAGGTTCATCGAGCCGCTGATGCGGCTGGTCCCCGACGACCTGCCGCTCGAGGTCGTCGAGGGCGACGGCGAGACGGGCGCGGCACTGGTGGACCTGGTGGACGCCGTCGTGTTCACCGGCAGTGTGGAGACGGGGCGGCTCGTCGCCGGGTCGGCGGCGCGCGCGTTCGTGCCCGCGTTCCTGGAGCTGGGCGGCAAGGACCCGGCGATCGTGCTGGCCGGGGCCGACCTGGAGCGGGCGGCGTCGGCGATCCTGTGGGGCGGCACCGCCAACGCCGGGCAGTCGTGCCAGTCGATCGAGCGCGTCTATGTGGCCAGGGAGGTCCACGACGAGTTCCTCGGGCTGCTCGTGGACAAGGCCACGAGGGTCGGGCTGACCTGCGAGGGCGGCCCCATCGGGCCGATCATCGGCCCGGGCCAGGAGGACGTGATCGCCGCGCATCTGGCCGACGCCGTGGCCAAGGGCGCGACCGTGCACACGGGCGGCGCGATCGAGCGGCACGGCGGCGGCCACTGGTGCCGGCCGACCGTGCTCTCCGGCGTGGACCACGGCATGCTGGTGATGACGGAGGAGACGTTCGGCCCGGTGCTGCCGGTCATGGCCGTGGAGGACGCCGACGAGGCCGTCGCGCTGGCCGACGACTCGGTCTACGGGCTGTCGGCCGCGGTCTTCGCCGCCACGGAGGAGCAGGCCATGGCCGTGGCGGCCCGGCTGCGCGCGGGCGCGATCAGCGTCAACGACGCCTCGCTGACCGCGCTGGTGCACGAGGGCGAGAAGCACTCCTTCCGCCTGTCGGGCCTCGGCGGCTCCCGTATGGGCGCGGCCTCCATCCGCAGGTTCCTGCGCCGCCGGGCCTTCCTGGTCAACCGATCCGACGCCGCCGACCCGTGGTGGCACACGACGAAGGAGTAG
- a CDS encoding ABC transporter permease, which produces MIEHRLGRAALGVLGIAAFAALAELAGRIGLVPDVVPHMSAVLAAAAELPLEPQFRADVLATLAACASGLAIAVAVAVPAGLLLGTVPFVERSVRPLVEFLRPIPSVSLIPVAMFLFAQSQDAKTALVVYTCTWPVLINTLYGLTDVDPLAKDTLRSFGFGPVAVALRVSLPSAAPFIATGIRIAVSVTLIVAVSVELLAPGDGGIGAFQSLAGSANRLDRMLAAPLWAGLIGLAANLLFTAAERRVFRWHRARTGGTA; this is translated from the coding sequence ATGATCGAACACCGGCTCGGGCGGGCGGCGCTCGGAGTGCTCGGGATCGCCGCCTTCGCCGCCCTCGCCGAGCTGGCCGGGCGGATCGGGCTCGTCCCCGACGTCGTGCCGCACATGTCGGCCGTGCTCGCCGCGGCGGCCGAACTGCCGCTGGAGCCGCAGTTCAGGGCCGACGTGCTGGCCACGCTGGCGGCGTGCGCGAGCGGGCTGGCGATCGCCGTGGCGGTCGCCGTGCCCGCTGGGCTGCTGCTCGGGACGGTGCCGTTCGTGGAGCGGTCGGTGCGGCCGCTGGTGGAGTTCCTGCGGCCGATCCCGTCGGTGTCGCTGATCCCCGTCGCGATGTTCCTGTTCGCCCAGAGCCAGGACGCCAAGACCGCGCTGGTCGTCTACACCTGCACGTGGCCGGTGCTGATCAACACGCTGTACGGCCTGACCGACGTCGACCCGCTGGCCAAGGACACCCTGCGGAGCTTCGGCTTCGGGCCGGTCGCCGTGGCGTTGCGGGTGAGCCTGCCGAGCGCGGCGCCGTTCATCGCGACCGGCATCCGGATCGCCGTGTCGGTCACCCTGATCGTCGCGGTGAGCGTGGAGCTGCTGGCGCCCGGCGACGGCGGGATCGGCGCGTTCCAGTCGCTGGCGGGCAGCGCGAACCGGCTCGACCGCATGCTGGCGGCTCCCCTGTGGGCCGGGCTCATCGGGCTGGCCGCCAACCTGCTGTTCACCGCCGCCGAGCGGCGCGTGTTCCGCTGGCACCGTGCGCGTACGGGGGGCACCGCATGA
- a CDS encoding roadblock/LC7 domain-containing protein, with translation MNDLSHAARGVDWLITDFVSTVPGVAHAVVVSSDGLPLAASSGFPADRADQLAAIASGLVSLTQGAARVFEGGAVNQTIVEMQRGLMLIMSISDGSCLAVLAAPDCDMGLVAYQMTLMVDRAGQVLTPAVRAELRASQTR, from the coding sequence ATGAACGATCTGAGCCACGCGGCACGTGGGGTGGACTGGTTGATCACCGACTTCGTCAGTACCGTTCCGGGAGTCGCGCACGCGGTGGTCGTCTCGTCCGACGGGCTGCCGCTGGCGGCTTCGTCGGGTTTCCCGGCTGACCGGGCCGATCAGCTGGCTGCGATCGCGTCGGGTCTGGTAAGCCTGACGCAGGGGGCTGCCAGGGTGTTCGAGGGTGGCGCGGTCAACCAGACGATCGTGGAGATGCAGCGTGGGCTGATGCTGATCATGTCGATCAGCGACGGCTCGTGCCTGGCGGTGCTGGCGGCTCCTGACTGTGACATGGGGCTGGTGGCGTACCAGATGACGCTGATGGTCGATCGCGCCGGTCAGGTGCTGACTCCGGCTGTGCGGGCCGAACTGCGCGCCAGCCAGACCAGGTGA